The following nucleotide sequence is from Zea mays cultivar B73 chromosome 1, Zm-B73-REFERENCE-NAM-5.0, whole genome shotgun sequence.
TGCTGTTAGAACTCATTTGAGTGCTATCTTCTCATATGCTCCTTTTTTCTCTCTGGCTGTTATGTTAAAGGACCAGATACAAGTCAATCTTCCCTTTAAATTACAGTTCAATTATTTTATATCTGGCTTCTGCAAGACACTTCAAAAAAAATATAACAGCATGTGGTCCCTGTGTTATCTACTAGCATGAGCCATTGTTCCATGCAATTTGGTACATAGTGGGGCATATTTCGTTACATTTACTTTCTATATTCTTAGTATATTTATAGCCTATATCCCCAAACTATATCATATACTTAGCACACACCCAATTGTTATAATCCACGCGCTCATGGCGCGCACACTTTACTAGTATATAACATTGTTGGCAACATGAGCTGATCTCTTTATTACACGATGACTATGCACTTAACTACTTACCACTTGGCACCTGCTTGTCTAGGCCCGGTTTACCACCCTAGCTAGAGCTGCTAGCTGCTGCTCTGCTCCTACGTGCCCTGCCTGGTTGCCATCGTGGCATGTTGATTGCTGGTGAGTTGGCACTGCTGCTGCCTGCGTCCGTCCATCAAATAATATGCATGAACTGGAACAAGCAACTTGTGCACGAAAGAGCATTACTGGAACAAGAAGCTTGTGCATGAATGAGTAATACTGTAGATGATTGGACATGTATGTCTGTTTTAGATTTTTCATATTTGATGTTATATATTCAGCTCATACCATACATGAATTTGCAACGCCATGTACTTGTTGATGGCAAGGTCAGGACTGACAAGACCTACCCTGCTGGGTTCATGGGTATGCCTATATCTCTATTAATGCATAAAGATACCTATACACCTATTTTGGTTGCTGATTTGTGGTGTCATTTTTTTGGCAGATGTCATTTCCATTCCCTAAGACAAACAAGAACTACATGCTGCTTCCGTCTTCACCCAATCAGGGATGAGGATGCCAAGGTTAGCTCAATTCTCTTACACATCATCTCTCATTGTTCTAGTTGAGCATGATGATCTTGGTAGCTGTGTGAGGTTGCTGTTTTTCATTAGTAGATCTGTGTACCTTATCCTTGCTATATAGTCCATATACGCTGTGTGCATGAAAGTCTTGCATTGAAAATGTCATGTGTTACAATCGTTAGGACTATTAATAGATGTTGCTCTGTCTATCTATACAGTTACATCACTGGAAATTCCCATGCCCTTTCATAGTACGTCTGTGAAATGATCACTGCTTTTCTATTGGTTTGTGTGCAGTTCAAGCTCTGCAACGGGAGGTCTATTCAGTTTGACGTCGGCAACGTGGTCATGGTGACCGGCGGGAGGAACACCGGGCGTGTAGGAGTGATCAAGAACTGGGAGAAGCACAAGGGCATCTTCGAGGTCATCGACGTGCTGCTTGGAGTTTTTTGCATGCTATGTCTAGTTTTCTCCTATTTGTTGTATAGGAAAACATAGAATGGAATTCAAATTTGGTGGTCGCAAAAGTGTGGAGACTTGAATTCATATAAAGTTAGGCTTAACATTAATGCAAACAGTTGTATTTTAGtttagatttagagtacacttatatATGTCTtgtttgacaatgcttatttatgatatattgaatggtacttatttatattgtattaattataatgttgttcaatatatgtgtatgtatatttctctttcaaattattataacgtGATGTCTGAAcaaatgattataaattgaagaatgtactgccgtgtaagtcatttcgtttaaatcttaataagacggTCACCAAAATATCTAATATCAGTCTGCTAAATAAGACGATTTCTTAAACGTCCATTATTAGtcacctaaataagatggttttcctATTGTAATCGTCTATTATTGTAGGATGTTCGAGACggtttgataaatactttatgaCTTTTAATGTTTGTATTCTCTATGGTTCTTTAGAAGCAGTGTCTTAAAAAAAACTTAATTCAAGACAGTTTAtcggacaaaatgacttaaacaaatacctttttcagacggtttatcggacaaaatgacttaaacaaatacctttttcagacggttataaattaaaactgtcttatataatatcttttaagacggtttataaccatcttaaatgtgggacatcttttgcgactccatcaaaattggacacttcataagcgtcttaataactgaaaattaaccgtctcatatagcatgatctgtagtagtgtctccttacgcctataaaaggaaggtccagggctcttgtacgagaaggttggccgcgcgggagaacgggccgacgcacagggctccctctctctctctctctctctctctctctctctctcccacgcggacgcttgtaacccccctactgcaagcgcacccgacctgggcgcaggacaacacggaggccgcgaGTTTCCCCTTTGCTATTTCTCACCCCCCTTtcatgctccgtctcgcgccgacccatctgggctgggacacgcggcgacaatttactcgtcggtccagggaccccccggggtcgaaacgctgacaaccctgtacccacaagtcatgttacctatctaccaagggatcgcgactcccatacacctctaccaaggaagcgaggcagggtaacaataCGAGGCATTTacctagttccactagcttcagaaaacccgctacagtttctaggaagagcaatgcaggaatcccccgtctgaccgccatcgcagcaaaatcaacccgggaacctccctacacgcctactcccctactgcccttgcctctatcgggtaaggtagtcctccactagctttcctagttagtcagctaagggcgtcccattccacccttgtggtggcacgtgtttctcaagttaagctccatgtttcaattaaaaataatgatcttgacatgaacaataaataaaataacagaataattagaACATGGACATAATATGATATTAAtctcaaaaccatatagagcaatagtaaaactacccaaatgatttaggggtaaataaggtaaaaggataaccagtctagggtgacctattgggtcccatcaaaattaaacctatgcattgataagtgataataaagaacattattaggtaaaaagtggttaagggcacaacttgccttcaatgagctcctgctcagaaaCTTCTACCCGCTGAACACCGGGATCCttagccactggctcttctactctccacaatacaaacaagcatagtttaaagaagaaattaacatcacaccaaacatgtatacaaaatacatattaataatctaaatATTAAAAAAAGgtcataggaacatgaatcattaattttggagttatagattttaagttatgaatttctgaaggttttatgtatttgagacaagattaattaagagataaattttaatattgttttcatgccaaaacagagacactatgtgatgaacaatattattacaaaattataggaactggaatggatcaatttggaattaatatgaattttctaggaattaaacaagttctaacaattatttttacattaaaatcattttctatttaCTTTTCCTAGATTTTCTAATCTCCTGGGTTGCGCGCACAATTAGACCAAAGTCCAGGGACTGTTACAAAAATATTCCTAAGACACAGAGCGCTCCTGTCATGGACTGCAGGTTATTTCCCTTCAAACTCAAGGACTTATCTGCAAACGCGACGTGGCGAAGGGGGTATCGGCCGATATCAGCCGTTCGATCAACAATCGAGGGCCCCGATTAGATTTATCCCGACACCGAAGCGATGCGCGCTAGCGATCGCCCTGGATTTAAAATACCCTAACCAGACTAAGCGACACCCGATTAAGATCTAACGGTACCAATTTGCCTGGTCGGAGAGGCAATCTTGTTCTAATCGCGGCCGCTCCTATCAGATCTAACGGCACAGAGCTCGTCTTCCTCCCATGCAGCGAACGACGTTGAACCGAGCCGCGTCGCAAGACCGAACTCTGGCGAGGGCAAACCCTAAACCCAAAGCGTCTATACCCAATCCCAACCGCTTACATGCACATGGAATCGTACTGAACCGAATGGTAAGATTCTCACTGTCTCTGGTGTAACGAAGAGCCCTGCCCGCGACAACTAGTGGATGCGCGACGACGATATGTCAACATCGAAAAAATTGGCGGTCGTCCCTGCCACCATCACACTTGATTCTTCTAGAAACCCGTCCGCCAAGGCCCCGCGGTACTCCCTGAACAGAACCGACGTCCTCTACGGCTTTGTCGGCCAAGAGCAGCGGTGGCGGCACTCTCTTCTCCGAGTGGAATGCGGCGACGCAGTGGGTGGCATGGAGAATCGGTGGCGAGAAGATGGGAGCGCGAGCGGGCGAGGTCGTGGGGTCCGATACTTGTAGGCGAGGTGGGGTACTAGGTGACTAAACGGGCTCTATAGCTTGCAACTGGGTAAGCGGCATGCACAGAGGTGGGCGTTGCGCGGGAAAGACGACAGCACGCGGTTGCTGAGGGACTGCCCGGTGGGTCCCGTAGAGCAACGGCACAAGCTAAAACCCGACGTGCGAGAATGACAAGCGGGGTCTCGGTGTCAGTGCGGGCGGTCGAGCGGGCTGCGGTTGTGTGACTGGTCACCGGGCCCACTGGTCGGTTGGTCAGCCGCGGAGCTGGTGGAAGCTAGGCTGGCGCCCGTGGTCGCGTAAAAAAGGTATGGGTCGGTTAGCGATTTCGGCCCACGAGGCTGTTTatttttctttattcttttccctttttgtttctagAATTCCAATTTTAATCCAATTTTAATTGAATTTGGATCCAATTTTAACTGTGAATCTAGATTCAATTTAAATTTTCAAATTGTACCCAATAAGATGGAAGGTctaattatttatatatattcttTATTTTTGTATAGCATTTTTCCTTCTTTTCTCTAAACTATAATTTGCAAGTTAGGACTAAATCCCCAAATTTGGATATTAATATTTTTTATTGATATTGGCATTACCATTATttttaaatgcacaatcaaataaactccaacatgatgcattagGTTATTTATGTGTCATTTATTTAATGATTCACTTCTAAATGGGGTGCTCACATGTACTAATGAATAAAGGCAACACATATAGGGAAAATAATCTCATTTCTTATgcttttacaaatttgggtattacagttgCTAAATAATTTTGAGAGTAAAAAAACatgagttctccaatagttctctaaatataggttgtagtTTTGTTTTGTATATATCCACGCACAAATATAGGTCACAAATGTCAACAATCACCTTCATTACCTACACAATGTagtcaacatttttgtttagggGTTGCTAAATGGTTGCCAAGTATGGAGAAGAAATGAGATTAAATAAGTAATTGCTAAATTTAGGAAGttaatttagagaactattggagaggAGTTTTAtgttaactacctaaattattgctcaatgtccgtgTTTTCGATGACGAGGCAAGCTCTCTTTCGTTGCCAACTCGTGCTTGAACAAGATCATGGAAGCAATTGCGTGTTGTGCATGCTAAAAGTAGCAAACAAGGGTGGCGATCTTCGATGGTGAAGTAGGCAGGATGCTTGTAACTGATTAATGCTTCCCCTTCATTCCTCTCTCTGTCTTGGTTCCATTAGCAATATCTTGATCAACCTATAGAATAGTTGTTCCCTGATCTATGGTTTACAACTTGGATTCATTGTTCATTAAGATCACTAGTTTCAAAGATTGGAAGCCTCAAAGTTTCTTGAAGCGAAATGAAATTTGACTAAGTGTTGCAACCAAAGTGATAAAACATTGCAACCAAAGTTCATATTTCAAAGTTTGACAAGGTAACAAAGTTGCACAACTTTTATTTATGAAAATTATCTTTACTAAGATCCAAAATTTGAATCTTTTAATCATCACTCAAAGGCAACTAAATTTGACTAAGTGTTGGTAAGTAGTAATGTAGTACATTTTTAAAATTTAAATTGAAGTTGTTACACTTAAGATAACGCCCAACGTAGGCACTATTGTAAAGCAACttttaaattcaaattcaaatatatTTCCCATCAAAGTTTATTAAGGCACAATTTAAAACGTTTATGCAATTTACAAAATATAAGGTCTTAATGTACTTTATAGGTATTCTTTGTTTATCACTACAAACACATGTATACTATGCATACATGCCATGTATGGATTATATTTGATGCATTCAATGCATCATTGAATTGTATCTATACACACTAGCAAATAGTATGTCTAAACAGTTATATTGATCATTAAACACCAAAACTCTATAATTAGAGTGGTCTTGGTCCATTTCCTTACACTCATAACATCACGCATAACATATTTAATGTGTTGTATCTGACACTTTTCTATTTTGCTGTCATTAGGGAATATAGTTTAAGGTCTTAGAAGTGGGGTCCATGTCCAAGGGTCGTACTACCCTCGATGGACCCGCCACATCCTTCTGTCTCAAGACAAGATCAAGCTTATCCAACATGATTCTTTAACTTCTCCAAGGGACCTTCAATGCTCGAAGGGCACAAGCCTTGATCATCTAAGCATTAGGTCACGAACTTTAGGGCCCCGAGAAGCTAAGTGAAGCATGTGTTCGAGGGCTGGTCTTGCACTAAGTATCCTTCGTACTACCTGAGGCAAGTGGGGCACCAAGGGCCTATAGTGTCACGTGGCCCAGGACGTGAGAGGCCTTGAGAGTTTATGTTGTTAGATGCTTGGGGTGTGAGCGACCTAAGGGCTTATATTGTCATGTGCCTAGAGCGTGAGGGGCCTCGATGGCTTATATTTGTATATCATGAATTACTATTTTGAAATCTTAGTCTTAGGGATGCATGTGTATACATTCCAGAGTTGGACCCTCCGTCGCTAGGACTTAGAGAGGTCTCCACACCACAAGCTGTAATATCCAATTTGTAAACaaaataaagagagttgttcttgATACAAGTTTTGCCCACTACCCGCTATAACTTGAGAATAACTATATTTAATGTAAACAATTACCTAATAACACTTGAAATgatctatgcatcatgttgggtttTGTGTTGTGCATTCACTACTAGAAATATTAATAGAAAATGTTAATGTACATATAAGGGTTTAACCTAAACTACAATTTAGAGAATTGGAAAACAAGttaaaaagaaagggaaggagaaatactacatagtataaaataaatatagAAGTAAATTTATTACCATACTGGTATGTTTAAATTGAACATTTAATCTGAGGATAAATTTGCCACAAAGTTGAATTCAAAAGTTGGAATCTAAAAATGAGAAGAAAAAGAAACaggaaaataagaaaagaaaaaaagaaaatcgGCGCTGGGCCGCGGAACCCCAATTTGGCCCAAATGCTCTACGGACAGCGCGGGCCGGCTATTGCTGCGTCGCGGCGCGTTTGGACGCTTGCATCACCTGGCAAACGGGGCCCTTGGGTCAGTCATTGAGTGTACGCGCTTCTCTACGCAATGACTCGCTGCCAGTGGGCCCCTCACCTCCTAGTAATTGTCTCCGCGAGAATAGCGCGGCGCGATCGACGCCTGGTGCCCATCGCATCTAGCCTAATCCATTGAGGGAGGTTGTTGCACGACCCGGGCGACTTCCTCTCGCATTTATACTCCAACCGCAGCTCCCCTGCCTCCCCTGTTCACCTCACTCGAGCCGAAACCAAGTCCTTGCGTCGGTGCGGAGGGAGCAGAGTACACCACTAACGCCGATCTCGCCCACAATCGACGAACGGGGGGTCTGCGCTAGCGCTCGGGAGCCTCAGGGACTTGCTGGTGAAGCGCCGTTGCCAATCGGGAGGAGATCATCGCTGCGGTGGCTGGAATTTGTGTTCGGACATCAAGTCCCGCGGCGCGCCGAGGGCAGGCTCGCCACGACTTCCGTCACCGATGAGAATTCCCTTCACAAGTTCGCCAGTGTCTAGACTACGTATTGCGCCTAGTGAATTTAGGAATAATGCACCATGGGCCCTTGGGGGTTTTCCGGCCATGGTGCACCGTCGCGGGGGGGGGGCTCTACGTCGCCGTCCGGCGTACCGAGGAAGGAAGACGGTTGCCCGACCATGAATTCCAAAATTAACTTCTGAGATTAGGAGGCATGTAATGATTTGTGTAATGATCTGTGACCGCTAGATGTCAATATGATGGTCTCGGTTGGATCGGGGGATTGATGTCTCGGGACCATCGGATTTGAATCCGACGACTATGAATGAGTACCGATTCGATTTAATAGAAACCTAATCCTAACGCTTTGTTGTTGATCGGATGGCTCTGATGGGCTGATACCCTTTCGGCCAAACAAAATTGCAAAGGAACCCCTCGGGTTTTAAGGAATAAACCCGTCGTCCACGCGTGTGCAAAGATTAACACAATCATGCCCTGGAATTTCTAAAATGACCCCTGAGCTTTAATATAATAGTGTGCTCAGTTTAGTAACCGAGGAAATTgggaaaaacaatatagaaattacTTTTCTTGTACTAAAATAATTCCAGAATCataattaattcatagaaaatccattttaaaGCCTTTTGATCCGTTTCAATTGCATTAATCTTATATTAATATTGATTACCAACTAGTGACTCTGTTTAGACATAAAACGTAGATTAAAATTGTCTACTTAATTTATCCCATACTAAGCACTtaaaaactttggaaattcataactcaataaccgtaactccgaatttagtgattcttgttcctacaatctcgttacgatgcgtagaatattatcatgcattatgttctgttgtttggtgtgatgttaatttctgctataccatgtttgtttgtattgttatgagtagacgagcaagccactgaggaccgaggtgttcagcaggtggagactgctgagcaggagctcgttgaagacaagttgtgcccttgatcacttctttttacccaataatgttcattTTAATCATTACGATATGCATAGGTtacttttgatgggacccaataggttaccctagtttggctatatTTGTACCTTGttgccactgaacttttgggtagtacctgctattgctttatgtggttttgggtattgagacacacattattcatgatcatgtttttattatcagtttgttatttactgttcat
It contains:
- the LOC103645196 gene encoding 40S ribosomal protein S4, whose product is MLIADFSYLMLYIQLIPYMNLQRHVLVDGKVRTDKTYPAGCHFHSLRQTRTTCCFRLHPIRDEDAKFKLCNGRSIQFDVGNVVMVTGGRNTGRVGVIKNWEKHKGIFEVIDVLLGVFCMLCLVFSYLLYRKT